A region from the Coffea eugenioides isolate CCC68of chromosome 9, Ceug_1.0, whole genome shotgun sequence genome encodes:
- the LOC113782391 gene encoding uncharacterized protein K02A2.6-like: MVSNFLRNNIICHFGVLKTLITDNAKNLNNDMVDGLCEQFKVRHRNSTIYRPQMNGAVEATNKKIILKMTEPQRDWHEKPSYALMAYKTTIMTSIGATPYSLMYGMEAVLPAEVKIPSLRILMEAQIEETEWIKECHERLSLIDEKMLNAVCHGQCYQQRTARAYNKKVKSRLFEVGDKVLKRILPMQEEAKGKFAPN; encoded by the coding sequence ATGGTGTCaaattttttgagaaataatATCATTTGTCATTTTGGGGTACTGAAAACACTAATCACTGATAATGCAAAGAATCTCAATAATGACATGGTGGATGGATTATGTGAACAGTTTAAGGTCAGGCATAGAAATTCCACTATTTATAgacctcagatgaatggagcggTGGAAGCCACAAATAAGAAAATCATTCTTAAGATGACTGAACCACAACGGGATTGGCATGAGAAACCGTCTTATGCATTGATGGCATACAAAACTACGATCATGACTTCTATTGGAGCAACTCCTTACTCTCttatgtatggaatggaagcagTATTGCCTGCAGAAGTTAAAATTCCTTCCTTACGCATTCTAATGGAAGCTCAAATAGAAGAAACTGAATGGATCAAAGAATGCCATGAGCGGTTGTCTCTAATTGATGAAAAAATGTTGAATGCCGTCTGTCATGGACAATGTTATCAGCAAAGAACGGCTCGtgcttacaacaaaaaagttAAGTCTCGTTTGTTTGAAGTCGGAGATAAAGTCTTAAAACGGATTCTTCCAATGCAAGAGGAGGCTAAAGGAAAGTTTGCTCCAAATTGA